The Thermoflexus sp. DNA segment AGGTAGATCGGGCGCACCAGCGCGGGATCTGGCCGCTCGCCCGCCTGATAGCGGGCCCAGGCCAGCCGGGCGGCCCCCATCACCCGGGATGGACCATCCCGAGGGATCAGCCAGGCCGTAATGGGCAACTGGGCCCATCGCTGGTAGTCCCGCGCCGTCCATTCCCCAACCAACCAGACGCCAGGCGTCCATGAAGTTGTTACCAGCTCTGCGCTCACCAGGGCAGGCTCCCCTTCGGGCACCCATCGCTGCGCCCACCGATAACGACGCGATGCCAATCGCCCCCTCCCTGCCGGGAGAAGCACGTTCAGAGTTCCCATCCACGGAGGCAGATCCGCCAGTATCGCCTCCTCCGTCCCGATCCCAAACAACGGGCGGTCCATGGCCATCGCCAGCCCCTTGGCCGCCGCAATGCCGGACCGGAGCCCGGTAAAGGAGCCGGGCCCGCTGACCACCGCCACCGCGATCAGATCCTCTGGAGCCAGACCAGCCCGGGCCATCAACTCCTGACAGCGTTGCATCAACTCCGCAGTATGCCGATCCGTTGTTCGCCAGTAAGCCACCGCCGCCCACTCCGCCCCATCGAAGAGCGCCAGGGCCAGCCCCAGGGTTGCGGTATCCAGCGCCAGCAGATAGCTCGGTTTGCCTTTCACGATCTCCCTCCAGATCCTCTGGGCCCTCGAATGCAGCCGATCGTCTGGAGTGGATCCCTAAAGCCCCCAGGGAAAATGATCTGGGTCATGCGACTCGGACCCGTATCGCTCCGAATCCATCATTGCCTGAAGGGCTTCCAGACGTTCGACGGGGAAGTCTCCCACCGCTTCGATCCGAATACGACGAATCGTGTCATCCAGAGGGATCATGGTTACCCGAAGATACGGCTCCGGGATGAGGCCAGCCGCTCGCTCCGGCCACTCCATGGCGATGATCGCCGTTTCATCGAACAGATCCCACAACCCAATCGCCCAGACCGTTTCCGCATTGTCCAGCCGATAAAGATCCACGTGATAGAACTTTCCACCTCCAGGCAGGGAGTAAGCCTGGATCAGAACGAACGAAGGGCTCTGAACCGGTTCGGCCACCCCCAGCCCTTCCGCGATCCCCTGAATCAGACGGGTTTTCCCGGCCCCCAGGGGGCCTTGGACAGCAACGATATCCCCGGGCTGGAGCCAGCGCCCCAGCGCCGCTCCAATCCGCCGTGTGGTGTTTTCATCCCTGGATGTTCGTTCCAGAAGCCACACCGCCATCGCTCCATAATGGATAGAACCTGCACCGCTGAGCCCTCCATCGGAGAGACGGGCTGGTCCCCTTCCGAATGAAGGGATTTGCCCGTTGAAAGAACTCACTTCCGCCGGTGAAGCCATCGGATCATCCCCCACAGCAGGCCAGCGGCGCTGATCCCTCCTCCAACCCACCACGGGAGATAACGCCGGATGAAAGCGAAAGCATCTCCTGACGCCCTCTCTGCCCTGGAGGCTGCCGGATGAAGCGGAACTCCCCGTGCGGTTTCCGGATCAAAGGGCCGGCCATCCGCCGGGATCCCATGGCGCTGAAGTAAAAAGGCGGTAACGGCCCGGTAATCTTCCTCCGGAAGGCTTCCCGGGGCGTGGAACGGCATCCGGGCGCGGATGTAAGCATAGAGATCCGCAGCCGTCGCGAACCGCTGGAGGGTGTTGGGCCCGATCAGCGGCGGGACCACGCGGGGAAGCGTGAAGCCATTTTCCGGATAAGGCTGCGTCCCGTGGCAATTGGCTTTCCAGCAATTCTGATGGGTGGGCGGCCAGGTCGCCCGCCACTCGTCAGTCAGCCCCTGCCCTCGATCCCCATGACACGTCGAGCATCGGCGAGCGAAGACCGCTGCCCCCCGCTCCGCTTCTTGGTCCTGATAGGCATGGGCAGAAGCGGTTGGAAACAGGAAGGCCAGCCCCAGGATCCCCAGGACCGTTCCCCGCCATCCGATCGAACAAGAACTCATCCGAGGGATTTCCCTCCGGGCTCAATTCCCCGTTTGGGGTTCCAACGGGGTGAGACGGGCAGTGAATCCGCCCGTCCGATCACGCCAGTTTTTTACCCTTCTCTGTGCCGCTTCATAACGCGGGGAGGGGTCCTCGGACCTAACCC contains these protein-coding regions:
- the tsaB gene encoding tRNA (adenosine(37)-N6)-threonylcarbamoyltransferase complex dimerization subunit type 1 TsaB — protein: MKGKPSYLLALDTATLGLALALFDGAEWAAVAYWRTTDRHTAELMQRCQELMARAGLAPEDLIAVAVVSGPGSFTGLRSGIAAAKGLAMAMDRPLFGIGTEEAILADLPPWMGTLNVLLPAGRGRLASRRYRWAQRWVPEGEPALVSAELVTTSWTPGVWLVGEWTARDYQRWAQLPITAWLIPRDGPSRVMGAARLAWARYQAGERPDPALVRPIYLRTPSVPEGAGP
- the tsaE gene encoding tRNA (adenosine(37)-N6)-threonylcarbamoyltransferase complex ATPase subunit type 1 TsaE is translated as MAVWLLERTSRDENTTRRIGAALGRWLQPGDIVAVQGPLGAGKTRLIQGIAEGLGVAEPVQSPSFVLIQAYSLPGGGKFYHVDLYRLDNAETVWAIGLWDLFDETAIIAMEWPERAAGLIPEPYLRVTMIPLDDTIRRIRIEAVGDFPVERLEALQAMMDSERYGSESHDPDHFPWGL
- a CDS encoding c-type cytochrome, whose product is MSSCSIGWRGTVLGILGLAFLFPTASAHAYQDQEAERGAAVFARRCSTCHGDRGQGLTDEWRATWPPTHQNCWKANCHGTQPYPENGFTLPRVVPPLIGPNTLQRFATAADLYAYIRARMPFHAPGSLPEEDYRAVTAFLLQRHGIPADGRPFDPETARGVPLHPAASRAERASGDAFAFIRRYLPWWVGGGISAAGLLWGMIRWLHRRK